One window of Pelobates fuscus isolate aPelFus1 chromosome 9, aPelFus1.pri, whole genome shotgun sequence genomic DNA carries:
- the MAP7D3 gene encoding MAP7 domain-containing protein 3 isoform X4 has protein sequence MRSAGRTQRAATPGQGKMADCSGKLKGLREQIVAVAQALADERRSQSGSSPVTVPSAASTKTTKPVIDGSALRTDERQRLARERREERERQNAAKESQLIEKEKKSKLQYEKQMEEKQRKLEEQKQKDEQKRAAAEEKRKQKLMEEKERREANVRRTQERSSQLDNRQKRWSWGGSVDGDKPVSKLSSSATNLKNTDTAIHKRFSSSSATLQSSSEKGVKQRSSSLSRLSNKNPSNSQTFSSRVSSLEKKGSADQKRSSSLNRLNNKPAHLEGVKKEDKAETFEWTYAHRPQGSPLDSNIISRLLAPTQSSIARSKSAATLSADGKDSPESHLCPRSASATTISTPPSVSKGPMRSRSIDRMKSPQSSSSGVGSTEPVQKDAEKSPASLEKRPPSPTTGSRRRSPSPVLTPKRAPSPTLESKKIQKNRPQSPSVLKQRPPSPTVTHKPVPIQRPSLTPSVLSATKKNTEPEAKPKEKVHEGTGLEPKPLQTSEKETSVTSTKTKDEPISKNISGSTTAEEAAKILAEKRRLAREQREREEQERIQRQQEEKIKQEEMARKAEEDRIKQKVEAELLKEQQKLQREEDERKEEEERVRKEQEEQERLAELQLQREEAEAKALEEAEKQRQEREKIMQQNMQERLERKKRIEEIMKRTRKTDQMDSKHVDRSDLGTEEDDEEMNSLEDNQHEDLNGLDSGEDPDDQECTRSLTPLGPLLPDDSVQKENELFIIGYSPATDQKLNGQSSETKTPEEPCLVTNGTSQDCMTLNEDHETTELVQSINGKSSMWTFEEIIDLGIHSKTTSLSSDSISTDTCNQALIEASTPKLAFEDGQVNSLSTVIDSAAEM, from the exons ttgctgTAGCACAAGCACTTGCAGATGAACGAAGAAGCCAAAGTGGATCCAGCCCGGTTACTGTTCCTTCCGCGGCTAGCACAAAGACAACTAAACCTG TAATTGATGGCTCAGCCTTAAGGACTGATGAGAGACAGAGATTAGCCCGTGAACGCAGGGAGGAGCGTGAAAGACAAAATG CTGCTAAAGAATCTCAGCTAatcgagaaagaaaaaaaatcaaaactccAGTATGAGAAACAAATGGAGGAAAAGCAACGAAAGCTGGAAGAGCAAAAACAGAAAGATGAACAGAAGAGGGCAGCTGCGgaagaaaagagaaaacaaaaactgATGGAAGAAAAG GAACGCAGAGAAGCAAATGTACGACGTACCCAGGAGAGAAGTAGCCAGTTGGACAATCGGCAAAAGAGGTGGTCCTGGGGTGGATCGGTAGATGGAGACAAACCAG TCAGCAAACTTTCTTCTTCAGCAACCAATCTGAAGAATACAGATACTGCCATTCACAAACGTTTTTCATCCTCCTCTGCAACCCTTCAGAGCTCTTCTGAAAAAG GTGTCAAACAGAGAAGTTCATCACTAAGCAGACTGAGTAACAAAAATCCTTCCAATTCTCAAACCTTCTCGTCTAGGGTTTCCAGCTTGGAAAAGAAAG GTTCAGCAGACCAGAAGCGAAGCTCATCGCTGAATAGACTGAATAATAAACCTGCACATCTAGAGGGTGTGAAAAAGGAAGACAAAGCAG AAACATTTGAGTGGACATATG CTCATCGCCCCCAGGGCAGTCCTTTGGACAGTAATATAATCAGTCGCCTCCTCGCCCCCACTCAGTCCTCCATAGCTAGGAGTAAGAGTGCAGCCACATTATCAGCTGATGGAAAGGATTCTCCAG AATCTCACCTCTGTCCTCGTTCAGCTTCAGCCACTACCATCAGTACCCCACCCTCCGTCTCTAAAGGCCCCATGCGTAGCCGTAGCATTGATAGAATGAAATCACCTCAGAGCTCATCTTCTGGAGTTGGCTCCACCGAACCTGTCCAG AAAGATGCTGAAAAATCACCTGCTTCTCTTGAAAAACGCCCTCCATCTCCTACAACAGGTTCACGTAGGAGATCTCCATCCCCTGTCCTTACTCCAAAACGGGCCCCATCACCAACACTTGAAAG taaaaaaatacaaaaaaatcggCCTCAATCACCAAGTGTGCTAAAACAGAGACCTCCTTCACCTACTGTGACCCACAAACCTGTTCCCATCCAACGTCCGTCTCTTACACCAAGTGTCTTAAGTGCTACCAAAAAGAATACTGAGCCAGAAGCTAAACCAAAGGAAAAAGTGCACGAAGGGACTGGCTTGGAACCCAAACCTTTACAAACCTCAGAGAAGGAGACATCTGTGACTTCTACAAAGACCAAAGATG AACCCATTAGTAAAAATATTTCAGGGAGCACAACTGCCGAAGAAGCTGCCAAAATCTTGGCTGAGAAGCGTCGGCTTGCACGAGAGCAAAGAGAGCGTGAGGAGCAGGAACGGATACAAAGGCAGCAAGAAGAAAA GATCAAACAAGAGGAGATGGCTCGCAAAGCAGAAGAAGACAGAATAAAGCAGAAAGTAGAAGCAGAGCTTTTAAAAGAACAGCAAAAACtgcaaagggaagaagatgagcgaaaagaagaagaagaaagggtCCGTAAAGAGCAAGAAGAACAGGAGCGTCTTGCTGAGCTTCAGCTCCAA AGGGAAGAAGCAGAAGCAAAAGCCCTTGAAGAAGCTGAAAAGCAAAGACAAGAGCGTGAGAAAATTATGCAGCAGAATATGCAAGAAAGACTTGAAAGGAAGAAG AGAATTGAAGAAATCATGAAAAGAACCAGAAAGACCGACCAAATGGATTCAaaa CATGTTGATAGATCTGACCTGGGCACAGAAGAAGATGATGAAGAAATGAACAGTCTTGAAGATAACCAACATG AAGATCTGAATGGACTGGATTCCGGGGAGGATCCTGATGATCAAGAATGTACAAGGTCTTTAACTCCTCTGGGTCCTTTATTACCAGATGATTCAGTGCAGAAGGaaaatgaattatttattattgGTTATAGCCCAGCCACTGATCAGAAGCTTAATGGGCAATCTTCAGAAACAAAAACACCAGAAGAACCATG CCTTGTGACTAATGGAACAAGCCAAGATTGCATGACGCTTAATGAGGACCATGAAACTACGGAGCTGGTGCAGAGTATAAATGGAAAATCCAGCATGTGGACATTTGAGGAAATTATTGATCTGGGAATCCATTCCAAAACAACAAGTTTGTCCTCCGATTCCATTTCCACAGACACGTGTAATCAGGCCCTTATAGAAGCTTCTACCCCAAAGTTGGCCTTTGAAGATGGGCAAGTCAATTCTTTGTCCACGGTCATTGACTCTGCTGCAG AAATGTGA
- the MAP7D3 gene encoding MAP7 domain-containing protein 3 isoform X10, with protein MRSAGRTQRAATPGQGKMADCSGKLKGLREQIVAVAQALADERRSQSGSSPVTVPSAASTKTTKPVIDGSALRTDERQRLARERREERERQNAAKESQLIEKEKKSKLQYEKQMEEKQRKLEEQKQKDEQKRAAAEEKRKQKLMEEKERREANVRRTQERSSQLDNRQKRWSWGGSVDGDKPGTPCATEPQPEEKSGSGVSKLSSSATNLKNTDTAIHKRFSSSSATLQSSSEKESHLCPRSASATTISTPPSVSKGPMRSRSIDRMKSPQSSSSGVGSTEPVQKDAEKSPASLEKRPPSPTTGSRRRSPSPVLTPKRAPSPTLESKKIQKNRPQSPSVLKQRPPSPTVTHKPVPIQRPSLTPSVLSATKKNTEPEAKPKEKVHEGTGLEPKPLQTSEKETSVTSTKTKDEPISKNISGSTTAEEAAKILAEKRRLAREQREREEQERIQRQQEEKIKQEEMARKAEEDRIKQKVEAELLKEQQKLQREEDERKEEEERVRKEQEEQERLAELQLQREEAEAKALEEAEKQRQEREKIMQQNMQERLERKKRIEEIMKRTRKTDQMDSKHVDRSDLGTEEDDEEMNSLEDNQHEDLNGLDSGEDPDDQECTRSLTPLGPLLPDDSVQKENELFIIGYSPATDQKLNGQSSETKTPEEPCLVTNGTSQDCMTLNEDHETTELVQSINGKSSMWTFEEIIDLGIHSKTTSLSSDSISTDTCNQALIEASTPKLAFEDGQVNSLSTVIDSAAEM; from the exons ttgctgTAGCACAAGCACTTGCAGATGAACGAAGAAGCCAAAGTGGATCCAGCCCGGTTACTGTTCCTTCCGCGGCTAGCACAAAGACAACTAAACCTG TAATTGATGGCTCAGCCTTAAGGACTGATGAGAGACAGAGATTAGCCCGTGAACGCAGGGAGGAGCGTGAAAGACAAAATG CTGCTAAAGAATCTCAGCTAatcgagaaagaaaaaaaatcaaaactccAGTATGAGAAACAAATGGAGGAAAAGCAACGAAAGCTGGAAGAGCAAAAACAGAAAGATGAACAGAAGAGGGCAGCTGCGgaagaaaagagaaaacaaaaactgATGGAAGAAAAG GAACGCAGAGAAGCAAATGTACGACGTACCCAGGAGAGAAGTAGCCAGTTGGACAATCGGCAAAAGAGGTGGTCCTGGGGTGGATCGGTAGATGGAGACAAACCAG GTACACCTTGTGCTACAGAACCACAGCCTGAAGAGAAAAGTGGATCTGGCG TCAGCAAACTTTCTTCTTCAGCAACCAATCTGAAGAATACAGATACTGCCATTCACAAACGTTTTTCATCCTCCTCTGCAACCCTTCAGAGCTCTTCTGAAAAAG AATCTCACCTCTGTCCTCGTTCAGCTTCAGCCACTACCATCAGTACCCCACCCTCCGTCTCTAAAGGCCCCATGCGTAGCCGTAGCATTGATAGAATGAAATCACCTCAGAGCTCATCTTCTGGAGTTGGCTCCACCGAACCTGTCCAG AAAGATGCTGAAAAATCACCTGCTTCTCTTGAAAAACGCCCTCCATCTCCTACAACAGGTTCACGTAGGAGATCTCCATCCCCTGTCCTTACTCCAAAACGGGCCCCATCACCAACACTTGAAAG taaaaaaatacaaaaaaatcggCCTCAATCACCAAGTGTGCTAAAACAGAGACCTCCTTCACCTACTGTGACCCACAAACCTGTTCCCATCCAACGTCCGTCTCTTACACCAAGTGTCTTAAGTGCTACCAAAAAGAATACTGAGCCAGAAGCTAAACCAAAGGAAAAAGTGCACGAAGGGACTGGCTTGGAACCCAAACCTTTACAAACCTCAGAGAAGGAGACATCTGTGACTTCTACAAAGACCAAAGATG AACCCATTAGTAAAAATATTTCAGGGAGCACAACTGCCGAAGAAGCTGCCAAAATCTTGGCTGAGAAGCGTCGGCTTGCACGAGAGCAAAGAGAGCGTGAGGAGCAGGAACGGATACAAAGGCAGCAAGAAGAAAA GATCAAACAAGAGGAGATGGCTCGCAAAGCAGAAGAAGACAGAATAAAGCAGAAAGTAGAAGCAGAGCTTTTAAAAGAACAGCAAAAACtgcaaagggaagaagatgagcgaaaagaagaagaagaaagggtCCGTAAAGAGCAAGAAGAACAGGAGCGTCTTGCTGAGCTTCAGCTCCAA AGGGAAGAAGCAGAAGCAAAAGCCCTTGAAGAAGCTGAAAAGCAAAGACAAGAGCGTGAGAAAATTATGCAGCAGAATATGCAAGAAAGACTTGAAAGGAAGAAG AGAATTGAAGAAATCATGAAAAGAACCAGAAAGACCGACCAAATGGATTCAaaa CATGTTGATAGATCTGACCTGGGCACAGAAGAAGATGATGAAGAAATGAACAGTCTTGAAGATAACCAACATG AAGATCTGAATGGACTGGATTCCGGGGAGGATCCTGATGATCAAGAATGTACAAGGTCTTTAACTCCTCTGGGTCCTTTATTACCAGATGATTCAGTGCAGAAGGaaaatgaattatttattattgGTTATAGCCCAGCCACTGATCAGAAGCTTAATGGGCAATCTTCAGAAACAAAAACACCAGAAGAACCATG CCTTGTGACTAATGGAACAAGCCAAGATTGCATGACGCTTAATGAGGACCATGAAACTACGGAGCTGGTGCAGAGTATAAATGGAAAATCCAGCATGTGGACATTTGAGGAAATTATTGATCTGGGAATCCATTCCAAAACAACAAGTTTGTCCTCCGATTCCATTTCCACAGACACGTGTAATCAGGCCCTTATAGAAGCTTCTACCCCAAAGTTGGCCTTTGAAGATGGGCAAGTCAATTCTTTGTCCACGGTCATTGACTCTGCTGCAG AAATGTGA
- the MAP7D3 gene encoding MAP7 domain-containing protein 3 isoform X1: MRSAGRTQRAATPGQGKMADCSGKLKGLREQIVAVAQALADERRSQSGSSPVTVPSAASTKTTKPVIDGSALRTDERQRLARERREERERQNAAKESQLIEKEKKSKLQYEKQMEEKQRKLEEQKQKDEQKRAAAEEKRKQKLMEEKERREANVRRTQERSSQLDNRQKRWSWGGSVDGDKPGTPCATEPQPEEKSGSGVSKLSSSATNLKNTDTAIHKRFSSSSATLQSSSEKGVKQRSSSLSRLSNKNPSNSQTFSSRVSSLEKKGSADQKRSSSLNRLNNKPAHLEGVKKEDKAETFEWTYAHRPQGSPLDSNIISRLLAPTQSSIARSKSAATLSADGKDSPESHLCPRSASATTISTPPSVSKGPMRSRSIDRMKSPQSSSSGVGSTEPVQKDAEKSPASLEKRPPSPTTGSRRRSPSPVLTPKRAPSPTLESKKIQKNRPQSPSVLKQRPPSPTVTHKPVPIQRPSLTPSVLSATKKNTEPEAKPKEKVHEGTGLEPKPLQTSEKETSVTSTKTKDEPISKNISGSTTAEEAAKILAEKRRLAREQREREEQERIQRQQEEKIKQEEMARKAEEDRIKQKVEAELLKEQQKLQREEDERKEEEERVRKEQEEQERLAELQLQREEAEAKALEEAEKQRQEREKIMQQNMQERLERKKRIEEIMKRTRKTDQMDSKHVDRSDLGTEEDDEEMNSLEDNQHEDLNGLDSGEDPDDQECTRSLTPLGPLLPDDSVQKENELFIIGYSPATDQKLNGQSSETKTPEEPCLVTNGTSQDCMTLNEDHETTELVQSINGKSSMWTFEEIIDLGIHSKTTSLSSDSISTDTCNQALIEASTPKLAFEDGQVNSLSTVIDSAAEM; this comes from the exons ttgctgTAGCACAAGCACTTGCAGATGAACGAAGAAGCCAAAGTGGATCCAGCCCGGTTACTGTTCCTTCCGCGGCTAGCACAAAGACAACTAAACCTG TAATTGATGGCTCAGCCTTAAGGACTGATGAGAGACAGAGATTAGCCCGTGAACGCAGGGAGGAGCGTGAAAGACAAAATG CTGCTAAAGAATCTCAGCTAatcgagaaagaaaaaaaatcaaaactccAGTATGAGAAACAAATGGAGGAAAAGCAACGAAAGCTGGAAGAGCAAAAACAGAAAGATGAACAGAAGAGGGCAGCTGCGgaagaaaagagaaaacaaaaactgATGGAAGAAAAG GAACGCAGAGAAGCAAATGTACGACGTACCCAGGAGAGAAGTAGCCAGTTGGACAATCGGCAAAAGAGGTGGTCCTGGGGTGGATCGGTAGATGGAGACAAACCAG GTACACCTTGTGCTACAGAACCACAGCCTGAAGAGAAAAGTGGATCTGGCG TCAGCAAACTTTCTTCTTCAGCAACCAATCTGAAGAATACAGATACTGCCATTCACAAACGTTTTTCATCCTCCTCTGCAACCCTTCAGAGCTCTTCTGAAAAAG GTGTCAAACAGAGAAGTTCATCACTAAGCAGACTGAGTAACAAAAATCCTTCCAATTCTCAAACCTTCTCGTCTAGGGTTTCCAGCTTGGAAAAGAAAG GTTCAGCAGACCAGAAGCGAAGCTCATCGCTGAATAGACTGAATAATAAACCTGCACATCTAGAGGGTGTGAAAAAGGAAGACAAAGCAG AAACATTTGAGTGGACATATG CTCATCGCCCCCAGGGCAGTCCTTTGGACAGTAATATAATCAGTCGCCTCCTCGCCCCCACTCAGTCCTCCATAGCTAGGAGTAAGAGTGCAGCCACATTATCAGCTGATGGAAAGGATTCTCCAG AATCTCACCTCTGTCCTCGTTCAGCTTCAGCCACTACCATCAGTACCCCACCCTCCGTCTCTAAAGGCCCCATGCGTAGCCGTAGCATTGATAGAATGAAATCACCTCAGAGCTCATCTTCTGGAGTTGGCTCCACCGAACCTGTCCAG AAAGATGCTGAAAAATCACCTGCTTCTCTTGAAAAACGCCCTCCATCTCCTACAACAGGTTCACGTAGGAGATCTCCATCCCCTGTCCTTACTCCAAAACGGGCCCCATCACCAACACTTGAAAG taaaaaaatacaaaaaaatcggCCTCAATCACCAAGTGTGCTAAAACAGAGACCTCCTTCACCTACTGTGACCCACAAACCTGTTCCCATCCAACGTCCGTCTCTTACACCAAGTGTCTTAAGTGCTACCAAAAAGAATACTGAGCCAGAAGCTAAACCAAAGGAAAAAGTGCACGAAGGGACTGGCTTGGAACCCAAACCTTTACAAACCTCAGAGAAGGAGACATCTGTGACTTCTACAAAGACCAAAGATG AACCCATTAGTAAAAATATTTCAGGGAGCACAACTGCCGAAGAAGCTGCCAAAATCTTGGCTGAGAAGCGTCGGCTTGCACGAGAGCAAAGAGAGCGTGAGGAGCAGGAACGGATACAAAGGCAGCAAGAAGAAAA GATCAAACAAGAGGAGATGGCTCGCAAAGCAGAAGAAGACAGAATAAAGCAGAAAGTAGAAGCAGAGCTTTTAAAAGAACAGCAAAAACtgcaaagggaagaagatgagcgaaaagaagaagaagaaagggtCCGTAAAGAGCAAGAAGAACAGGAGCGTCTTGCTGAGCTTCAGCTCCAA AGGGAAGAAGCAGAAGCAAAAGCCCTTGAAGAAGCTGAAAAGCAAAGACAAGAGCGTGAGAAAATTATGCAGCAGAATATGCAAGAAAGACTTGAAAGGAAGAAG AGAATTGAAGAAATCATGAAAAGAACCAGAAAGACCGACCAAATGGATTCAaaa CATGTTGATAGATCTGACCTGGGCACAGAAGAAGATGATGAAGAAATGAACAGTCTTGAAGATAACCAACATG AAGATCTGAATGGACTGGATTCCGGGGAGGATCCTGATGATCAAGAATGTACAAGGTCTTTAACTCCTCTGGGTCCTTTATTACCAGATGATTCAGTGCAGAAGGaaaatgaattatttattattgGTTATAGCCCAGCCACTGATCAGAAGCTTAATGGGCAATCTTCAGAAACAAAAACACCAGAAGAACCATG CCTTGTGACTAATGGAACAAGCCAAGATTGCATGACGCTTAATGAGGACCATGAAACTACGGAGCTGGTGCAGAGTATAAATGGAAAATCCAGCATGTGGACATTTGAGGAAATTATTGATCTGGGAATCCATTCCAAAACAACAAGTTTGTCCTCCGATTCCATTTCCACAGACACGTGTAATCAGGCCCTTATAGAAGCTTCTACCCCAAAGTTGGCCTTTGAAGATGGGCAAGTCAATTCTTTGTCCACGGTCATTGACTCTGCTGCAG AAATGTGA
- the MAP7D3 gene encoding MAP7 domain-containing protein 3 isoform X3: MRSAGRTQRAATPGQGKMADCSGKLKGLREQIVAVAQALADERRSQSGSSPVTVPSAASTKTTKPVIDGSALRTDERQRLARERREERERQNAAKESQLIEKEKKSKLQYEKQMEEKQRKLEEQKQKDEQKRAAAEEKRKQKLMEEKERREANVRRTQERSSQLDNRQKRWSWGGSVDGDKPGTPCATEPQPEEKSGSGVSKLSSSATNLKNTDTAIHKRFSSSSATLQSSSEKGVKQRSSSLSRLSNKNPSNSQTFSSRVSSLEKKGSADQKRSSSLNRLNNKPAHLEGVKKEDKAETFEWTYAHRPQGSPLDSNIISRLLAPTQSSIARSKSAATLSADGKDSPASATTISTPPSVSKGPMRSRSIDRMKSPQSSSSGVGSTEPVQKDAEKSPASLEKRPPSPTTGSRRRSPSPVLTPKRAPSPTLESKKIQKNRPQSPSVLKQRPPSPTVTHKPVPIQRPSLTPSVLSATKKNTEPEAKPKEKVHEGTGLEPKPLQTSEKETSVTSTKTKDEPISKNISGSTTAEEAAKILAEKRRLAREQREREEQERIQRQQEEKIKQEEMARKAEEDRIKQKVEAELLKEQQKLQREEDERKEEEERVRKEQEEQERLAELQLQREEAEAKALEEAEKQRQEREKIMQQNMQERLERKKRIEEIMKRTRKTDQMDSKHVDRSDLGTEEDDEEMNSLEDNQHEDLNGLDSGEDPDDQECTRSLTPLGPLLPDDSVQKENELFIIGYSPATDQKLNGQSSETKTPEEPCLVTNGTSQDCMTLNEDHETTELVQSINGKSSMWTFEEIIDLGIHSKTTSLSSDSISTDTCNQALIEASTPKLAFEDGQVNSLSTVIDSAAEM, from the exons ttgctgTAGCACAAGCACTTGCAGATGAACGAAGAAGCCAAAGTGGATCCAGCCCGGTTACTGTTCCTTCCGCGGCTAGCACAAAGACAACTAAACCTG TAATTGATGGCTCAGCCTTAAGGACTGATGAGAGACAGAGATTAGCCCGTGAACGCAGGGAGGAGCGTGAAAGACAAAATG CTGCTAAAGAATCTCAGCTAatcgagaaagaaaaaaaatcaaaactccAGTATGAGAAACAAATGGAGGAAAAGCAACGAAAGCTGGAAGAGCAAAAACAGAAAGATGAACAGAAGAGGGCAGCTGCGgaagaaaagagaaaacaaaaactgATGGAAGAAAAG GAACGCAGAGAAGCAAATGTACGACGTACCCAGGAGAGAAGTAGCCAGTTGGACAATCGGCAAAAGAGGTGGTCCTGGGGTGGATCGGTAGATGGAGACAAACCAG GTACACCTTGTGCTACAGAACCACAGCCTGAAGAGAAAAGTGGATCTGGCG TCAGCAAACTTTCTTCTTCAGCAACCAATCTGAAGAATACAGATACTGCCATTCACAAACGTTTTTCATCCTCCTCTGCAACCCTTCAGAGCTCTTCTGAAAAAG GTGTCAAACAGAGAAGTTCATCACTAAGCAGACTGAGTAACAAAAATCCTTCCAATTCTCAAACCTTCTCGTCTAGGGTTTCCAGCTTGGAAAAGAAAG GTTCAGCAGACCAGAAGCGAAGCTCATCGCTGAATAGACTGAATAATAAACCTGCACATCTAGAGGGTGTGAAAAAGGAAGACAAAGCAG AAACATTTGAGTGGACATATG CTCATCGCCCCCAGGGCAGTCCTTTGGACAGTAATATAATCAGTCGCCTCCTCGCCCCCACTCAGTCCTCCATAGCTAGGAGTAAGAGTGCAGCCACATTATCAGCTGATGGAAAGGATTCTCCAG CTTCAGCCACTACCATCAGTACCCCACCCTCCGTCTCTAAAGGCCCCATGCGTAGCCGTAGCATTGATAGAATGAAATCACCTCAGAGCTCATCTTCTGGAGTTGGCTCCACCGAACCTGTCCAG AAAGATGCTGAAAAATCACCTGCTTCTCTTGAAAAACGCCCTCCATCTCCTACAACAGGTTCACGTAGGAGATCTCCATCCCCTGTCCTTACTCCAAAACGGGCCCCATCACCAACACTTGAAAG taaaaaaatacaaaaaaatcggCCTCAATCACCAAGTGTGCTAAAACAGAGACCTCCTTCACCTACTGTGACCCACAAACCTGTTCCCATCCAACGTCCGTCTCTTACACCAAGTGTCTTAAGTGCTACCAAAAAGAATACTGAGCCAGAAGCTAAACCAAAGGAAAAAGTGCACGAAGGGACTGGCTTGGAACCCAAACCTTTACAAACCTCAGAGAAGGAGACATCTGTGACTTCTACAAAGACCAAAGATG AACCCATTAGTAAAAATATTTCAGGGAGCACAACTGCCGAAGAAGCTGCCAAAATCTTGGCTGAGAAGCGTCGGCTTGCACGAGAGCAAAGAGAGCGTGAGGAGCAGGAACGGATACAAAGGCAGCAAGAAGAAAA GATCAAACAAGAGGAGATGGCTCGCAAAGCAGAAGAAGACAGAATAAAGCAGAAAGTAGAAGCAGAGCTTTTAAAAGAACAGCAAAAACtgcaaagggaagaagatgagcgaaaagaagaagaagaaagggtCCGTAAAGAGCAAGAAGAACAGGAGCGTCTTGCTGAGCTTCAGCTCCAA AGGGAAGAAGCAGAAGCAAAAGCCCTTGAAGAAGCTGAAAAGCAAAGACAAGAGCGTGAGAAAATTATGCAGCAGAATATGCAAGAAAGACTTGAAAGGAAGAAG AGAATTGAAGAAATCATGAAAAGAACCAGAAAGACCGACCAAATGGATTCAaaa CATGTTGATAGATCTGACCTGGGCACAGAAGAAGATGATGAAGAAATGAACAGTCTTGAAGATAACCAACATG AAGATCTGAATGGACTGGATTCCGGGGAGGATCCTGATGATCAAGAATGTACAAGGTCTTTAACTCCTCTGGGTCCTTTATTACCAGATGATTCAGTGCAGAAGGaaaatgaattatttattattgGTTATAGCCCAGCCACTGATCAGAAGCTTAATGGGCAATCTTCAGAAACAAAAACACCAGAAGAACCATG CCTTGTGACTAATGGAACAAGCCAAGATTGCATGACGCTTAATGAGGACCATGAAACTACGGAGCTGGTGCAGAGTATAAATGGAAAATCCAGCATGTGGACATTTGAGGAAATTATTGATCTGGGAATCCATTCCAAAACAACAAGTTTGTCCTCCGATTCCATTTCCACAGACACGTGTAATCAGGCCCTTATAGAAGCTTCTACCCCAAAGTTGGCCTTTGAAGATGGGCAAGTCAATTCTTTGTCCACGGTCATTGACTCTGCTGCAG AAATGTGA